In one Cottoperca gobio chromosome 12, fCotGob3.1, whole genome shotgun sequence genomic region, the following are encoded:
- the LOC115017216 gene encoding protein FAM222A-like, whose translation MLACIQRRQDLLSQSLACTPKSLDVPPPPLLLSVPPLQPCSHKGEPASMSSRYPSPAELDAFAQRNANSPLSIKIFPSDVRVPQHKQLNKTVNGLDTTGQHCSPHSHQYHQGLLAVIKASVVVKGVVKNPEGRRTRHVNTQTSVAPYNNPLNDGYTVRHGHKAYHISSCKPHDVPIDTLCSNAGMASGDQSLAPQSELAEVQSLMRQMSRVPHSQALQLGGEARASPSLQAVAAVAHSDSDFVLGLPPQSSLAFTGAVLPTQSADIAKAGYLEKGDYSVWQNKHQIQQQQPPYHQGAVRMYSVSNNAQRHRAAEAGVGQSPETCLPLPCSSQLSYRPHPASVGAGQERVSSSPLNCAAMQGEFSVGQYYAPLWDSDCYASQVLATGTCAGKPRDLGLSHPYLHPNHRLHHHQQRHQPQLHPPLPPHTQSYSTDQNLCCGLPSSSLCHAAVLSSSLQSLECLISEIHPPCIKESMLGRGYEAMGMPPPLEHHQQSHIQLPVYR comes from the coding sequence GGGAGCCAGCCTCCATGAGTTCCCGGTACCCTTCTCCTGCAGAGTTGGATGCATTCGCCCAGAGGAACGCCAACAGCCCACTGTCTATCAAAATCTTCCCGTCTGACGTCCGGGTGCCACAACATAAACAGCTGAACAAAACCGTCAACGGCTTAGACACTACAGGCCAACACTGTAGCCCCCATTCACACCAGTACCATCAGGGTTTGCTAGCCGTCATCAAAGCCTCTGTCGTAGTCAAAGGTGTGGTGAAAAACCCTGAGGGCAGGAGGACTAGACATGTAAACACCCAGACTTCTGTGGCACCGTATAATAATCCTCTGAATGATGGCTACACAGTCAGGCACGGGCATAAGGCCTATCATATAAGCTCGTGTAAGCCCCATGATGTTCCCATTGACACGCTGTGTTCTAACGCAGGGATGGCCTCCGGAGATCAGAGCCTGGCCCCCCAGTCTGAGCTGGCAGAGGTTCAAAGCCTGATGAGGCAGATGAGCAGAGTCCCCCACAGCCAGGCCCTGCAGCTGGGGGGAGAGGCTCGAGCCAGCCCCTCTCTGCAGGCTGTGGCTGCTGTGGCACATTCAGACTCAGACTTTGTCCTAGGCTTGCCGCCCCAGAGCAGTCTCGCATTCACGGGGGCAGTGCTACCTACACAGAGTGCTGACATAGCCAAAGCGGGATACTTGGAGAAAGGAGACTACTCGGTGTGGCAGAATAAACATCaaattcagcagcagcagccgccctATCACCAGGGAGCAGTGAGGATGTACAGCGTGAGTAACAATGCTCAGAGGCACAGAGCCGCAGAGGCTGGGGTTGGCCAGTCTCCTGAAACCTGCCTCCCTTTGCCGTGCTCCTCACAGCTGTCGTACAGGCCTCATCCTGCCAGTGTGGGCGCTGGGCAGGAGCGAGTCAGCAGCTCCCCTCTCAACTGCGCCGCCATGCAGGGGGAGTTCTCTGTCGGACAGTACTACGCGCCTCTCTGGGACAGCGACTGTTATGCTTCTCAGGTGCTGGCGACGGGTACATGCGCAGGCAAACCTAGAGACCTGGGGCTCTCCCATCCCTATCTCCACCCAAACCACCGTCTACACCACCACCAACAGAGACACCAGCCGCAGCTCCACCCCCCACTTCCTCCTCATACCCAGTCCTACAGCACAGACCAAAACCTCTGTTGTGGGCTGCCTAGTTCTAGCCTGTGCCACGCTGCAGTACTTAGCAGTAGCCTGCAGTCTCTGGAGTGCCTCATCAGCGAGATCCATCCTCCCTGCATCAAAGAGAGCATGCTGGGCCGGGGTTACGAAGCCATGGGGATGCCTCCGCCACTGGAGCACCACCAGCAAAGCCACATCCAGCTCCCTGTCTATAGATAA